One window from the genome of Magnolia sinica isolate HGM2019 chromosome 4, MsV1, whole genome shotgun sequence encodes:
- the LOC131244264 gene encoding uncharacterized protein LOC131244264, protein MPSIRPFHFLRMWTLHESFQLVVKKVWEGMCSTNPMVNVQLKLKKTKQLLKVWNKEVFGNIFHHIKETQSAAFDIPKDGAPGPDGFSSSFFIECWPTVGEDIHKAACSMFSREAIPRAFTASLICLIPKSSEASKFANYHPISLCNVIYKIFSKILASRLSKVLPKLISLEQGAFVKGRAITENIVMALEAMQNLDRKTRGVNIILKLDLEKAYDRIDWNFLKQVLLKFGFRDRWVALMETCWAEAFSRSFRQLVVRGWCKPFSPPRGCPLISHLLFADDTLLFVNGSRESLNTVKEFLSSFQNVSSHRINNTKCYFVPSKDLSATRIRSTERILGFSKARSRVFVPSWEINPHQACLGKYSPPYHGSHEDASPGDNNMEYNFAQFFWGWAEGKRKCHWIAWSKIARPIEEGGLGVRNLKDVLSTLHMKMAWNVKYGDKEGPWVAHMRTIYRGDLEDALAIRTSNHAPPYWKEIRNVLPIIARNAQ, encoded by the exons ATGCCCTCCATCCGTCCGTTTCATTTCCTCCGTATGTGGACTCTCCACGAATCTTTCCAGCTGGTTGTTAAGAAGGTGTGGGAGGGAATGTGCTCCACCAACCCCATGGTAAATGTGCAGTTGAAGCTGAAAAAGACCAAACAATTACTTAAAGTATGGAATAAAGAGGTTTTTGGGAACATCTTCCACCATATCAAG GAGACACAGTCTGCAGCCTTTGACATCCCTAAAGATGGCGCCCCAGGCCCTGAtgggttttcttcttccttcttcattgAGTGTTGGCCAACGGTGGGAGAAGACATTCACAAAGCTGCATGCTCCATGTTCTCGAGAGAAGCGATCCCTAGAGCCTTTACTGCATCTCTAATATGTCTTATTCCAAAGTCCTCCGAAGCCTCAAAATTTGCTAATTACCACCCAATTAGCTTGTGTAATGTGATCTATAAAATTTTCTCCAAGATCCTCGCTTCACGATTGAGCAAGGTCCTCCCTAAACTGATCTCATTGGAACAGGGGGCTTTCGTTAAAGGAAGAGCGATCACTGAAAACATTGTGATGGCCCTGGAGGCAATGCAAAATCTCGACAGGAAAACTAGGGGCGTGAATATCATTCTGAAACTTGACTTGGAAAAAGCTTATGACAGGATTGATTGGAACTTCCTCAAGCAGGTCTTGCTCAAATTTGGGTTTAGGGATAGATGGGTTGCTCTTATGGAAACCTGCTGGG CGGAAGCCTTCTCCAGATCCTTCAGACAGCTGGTAGTTAGAGGTTGGTGCAAGCCGTTCAGCCCTCCGAGGGGTTGTCCCCTCATCTCTCACTTATTGTTCGCAGATGATACATTGTTGTTTGTCAATGGCAGCCGGGAATCGCTCAATACTGTTAAGGAATTCTTAAGCTCCTTCCAAAATGTCTCTAGTCATAGGATTAACAACACCAAGTGCTACTTTGTTCCTTCCAAGGACTTATCAGCTACTAGAATCAGGAGCACAGAGCGCATTCTGGGATTCTCTAAAGCCAGATCTAGG GTGTTTGTCCCAAGCTGGGAGATTAACCCTCATCAAGCATGTCTTGGGAAGTATTCCCCTCCATACCATGGCAGTCATGAGGACGCCAGCCCAGGTGATAACAATATGGAGTATAATTTTGCTCAATTCTTTTGGGGATGGGCCGAGGGAAAAAGGAAATGCCATTGGATTGCATGGAGTAAGATTGCTAGGCCAATTGAGGAGGGTGGCCTTGGGGTTAGAAATCTGAAAGATGTGTTGTCTACTCTTCATATGAAGATGGCTTGGAATGTTAAGTATGGGGACAAAGAGGGCCCTTGGGTGGCCCACATGCGCACCATATATCGGGGTGATTTGGAGGATGCACTTGCAATCAGAACATCCAATCACGCTCCCCCTTATTGGAAAGAGATCAGAAACGTCCTTCCGATTATCGCCAGGAACGCCCAGTAG